From a region of the Salinispira pacifica genome:
- a CDS encoding SH3 domain-containing protein encodes MIRNVYSHSFTRTGSVFNRMPVALLLLFLLSVVSCGPRAIGRGVLLWAPEDLDIPGGAAVEILSESELRGSYQLRYVPGGEEDGEQIFEAETWRVRRIDDRDELESARERYAEFAPYFGVAEIQALPVRDSMGTGPSSSIIYRMRQGEQAKIISRSEDVVPVGGLEDYWFEILTSDGTRGYVYGYRLDVVDAQGVSTEKTAASEDAFLDAVLNSVWRPDYFAWMINDNVYDLTRFKDEYRFEHDGENRTFTLNTREISAEFPYEEVFRARYKEYVVAGTSLQITTFSENSISIQFTRDGETIQESLVRIDRDVSEIIENERQRREDVKTAFLSMGKSFRSSQYGSMQFSEDGSLEWRGYNALDSSILPSWFQGRGDLAFNLYLARDLRSSYDGAVSITRPGISISESLNFLYRRTDQGIQLEFVPGENIDRNVILKQALTPFVIFFSIQE; translated from the coding sequence ATGATTCGTAATGTATATTCACATTCTTTTACCCGGACCGGATCCGTTTTCAACAGGATGCCTGTCGCCCTGCTTCTTCTGTTCCTCCTTAGCGTCGTTTCATGCGGTCCACGGGCCATTGGACGGGGAGTTCTTCTGTGGGCTCCGGAAGATCTGGATATACCCGGCGGTGCTGCAGTGGAAATTTTATCCGAATCCGAACTCAGGGGCAGCTACCAGCTTCGCTATGTACCCGGGGGAGAGGAAGACGGAGAGCAGATTTTTGAAGCCGAAACCTGGAGAGTACGCAGGATCGATGACCGGGATGAGCTGGAATCAGCCAGGGAACGCTACGCCGAGTTTGCCCCCTACTTCGGCGTGGCGGAGATTCAGGCTCTTCCTGTGCGTGACAGCATGGGCACCGGTCCATCCAGCTCCATTATCTACCGGATGAGACAGGGCGAACAGGCCAAAATCATTTCCCGGAGCGAAGATGTTGTACCCGTGGGCGGCCTGGAGGATTACTGGTTCGAAATTCTTACTTCAGACGGAACACGGGGATATGTCTACGGTTATCGCCTGGATGTGGTTGACGCCCAGGGTGTCTCCACGGAGAAGACCGCTGCCTCTGAAGATGCCTTCCTGGATGCGGTGTTGAACAGTGTATGGCGTCCCGATTATTTCGCCTGGATGATCAACGACAACGTGTACGATCTGACCCGCTTCAAGGATGAATACCGTTTCGAACATGACGGGGAAAACCGGACCTTCACTTTAAACACCCGGGAGATCTCTGCGGAATTCCCCTATGAGGAGGTGTTTCGTGCCAGGTATAAAGAATATGTTGTTGCGGGAACCAGCCTTCAGATCACCACATTCAGCGAAAATTCCATTTCCATCCAGTTCACCAGAGACGGAGAAACCATTCAGGAAAGCCTGGTGCGCATTGACAGGGATGTGAGCGAGATCATTGAAAATGAACGGCAGCGCAGGGAAGATGTGAAAACAGCCTTTCTCTCCATGGGAAAAAGTTTCCGCAGCAGCCAGTACGGCAGCATGCAATTCAGCGAAGACGGGAGTCTTGAATGGCGGGGATACAACGCCCTGGATTCCAGCATTCTTCCGTCATGGTTTCAGGGACGGGGGGATCTGGCCTTTAATCTGTATCTTGCACGAGATCTCCGGAGCAGCTATGACGGAGCAGTGAGCATCACACGTCCCGGCATATCCATCTCCGAAAGTCTGAATTTCCTCTACCGGAGAACCGATCAGGGAATTCAGCTTGAATTTGTGCCCGGAGAAAATATCGACCGGAATGTCATTCTGAAACAGGCTCTGACCCCATTCGTGATATTCTTCAGCATTCAAGAGTAA
- a CDS encoding LysM peptidoglycan-binding domain-containing protein, whose protein sequence is MIPNRKLRSGRPFSSFSGLPGSIHAVQLILIFFLICSPTGIHSLPRRNNPEAAWENGPGPGEEHSVKSSAPASPLPSLQTHAGPMMFASFSQHDLLHPRVIAELDERTRNDSLSAHWSAMIRSELYRDYIRSEILRQRVPTELMAVAYIESSFDVMAESRTGARGLWQFADNSLAPWLSRSETFPRFDERFDFRKSTIAAMEKLMINRRETGDWISAVAAYNGGLGRLSRSLAALNRRGTGNGSAPAPNPADTPGETLSPFWSLDIQDEGEPYVREAGNISRETANYIPRYIAASVIAAYPGRFGIRLNWSAPLHWEHLSPGIEIELTTLAGESGVPLQILRAGNGEYLDGIIPGGAHELKFPRRYSSAVRSALGSLRKTREPSGPGYYTVKPGDTLWSISRSHGIDLENLRKLNNLEQDNIIHAGMQLRLADESADTSN, encoded by the coding sequence CTCTCTCCCCCGCCGAAACAATCCTGAAGCCGCATGGGAAAACGGGCCGGGCCCCGGGGAAGAACACTCCGTCAAATCGTCAGCACCTGCTTCCCCTCTTCCGTCATTACAGACCCATGCCGGTCCCATGATGTTCGCCAGTTTTTCCCAGCATGATCTCCTTCATCCCCGGGTAATTGCCGAGCTGGACGAACGGACCCGGAATGACAGCCTTTCCGCCCACTGGTCGGCAATGATCCGTTCGGAACTCTACCGGGACTACATCCGTTCGGAAATTCTCCGGCAGAGAGTCCCCACGGAACTGATGGCGGTGGCATACATTGAATCTTCCTTTGACGTGATGGCGGAAAGCCGCACCGGTGCCCGTGGTCTGTGGCAGTTTGCCGATAACTCCCTTGCTCCCTGGCTGAGCAGATCAGAAACCTTTCCGCGATTTGATGAGCGCTTTGATTTCCGGAAATCTACCATAGCGGCCATGGAAAAACTGATGATCAACCGGAGAGAAACCGGCGACTGGATTTCCGCTGTGGCGGCCTACAACGGCGGATTGGGCAGACTCAGCCGAAGCCTTGCCGCCTTGAACCGCCGGGGCACCGGCAACGGCTCTGCCCCGGCGCCGAACCCCGCAGATACACCGGGTGAAACCCTGTCACCTTTCTGGAGTCTTGATATACAGGATGAGGGAGAGCCCTATGTACGGGAAGCGGGAAATATCAGCAGAGAAACCGCGAACTACATTCCCCGGTACATTGCCGCCTCGGTTATCGCCGCATATCCGGGCCGCTTCGGCATCCGTCTCAACTGGTCTGCCCCCCTGCACTGGGAGCACCTGAGTCCGGGAATTGAAATTGAGTTGACCACACTCGCCGGGGAATCCGGCGTACCTCTTCAGATTCTCCGGGCCGGGAACGGCGAGTACCTTGACGGAATTATTCCCGGCGGTGCCCATGAACTGAAATTTCCCCGGCGATATTCCAGTGCCGTCCGATCCGCCCTGGGGAGTCTGAGAAAAACCCGGGAACCCTCCGGTCCCGGATACTACACGGTGAAACCCGGCGATACCCTCTGGAGCATCAGCAGATCCCATGGAATAGATCTGGAGAACCTTCGAAAGCTGAATAACCTTGAGCAGGATAATATTATCCATGCGGGGATGCAGCTCAGGCTGGCGGATGAATCTGCCGATACAAGTAATTGA